From a region of the Pseudanabaena sp. ABRG5-3 genome:
- a CDS encoding chemotaxis protein CheW, whose translation MVGNQDFFPGIGQDQATDFDQGIEAPEGELHLRFFVASGIEFALPAIGVSQVLEYAPDRINPMPNVSPLLLGTVNIRGRVVWVGDLGQFLGEVPPVNTDRAEISIIAIEDQGMMLGLAVEQIGVMAWLDPSQLTVSRNSADSMAPFIKGEWIMEGSEPLKLLDQVNILRSARWAS comes from the coding sequence ATGGTAGGAAACCAAGATTTCTTCCCCGGCATCGGACAAGATCAGGCAACTGACTTTGACCAAGGCATCGAAGCACCAGAAGGTGAGCTGCATTTAAGATTTTTTGTAGCTTCTGGGATTGAATTTGCCTTGCCTGCAATTGGAGTTAGTCAGGTATTAGAATATGCTCCAGATCGGATCAACCCCATGCCCAATGTCTCACCCTTACTGCTAGGTACAGTTAATATTCGGGGTAGAGTAGTTTGGGTAGGCGATCTTGGTCAGTTTTTGGGAGAAGTACCTCCCGTCAATACTGATCGCGCTGAAATTTCCATCATTGCGATCGAGGATCAAGGCATGATGTTGGGTTTGGCAGTAGAACAAATTGGTGTTATGGCTTGGCTTGATCCTTCACAGTTAACCGTTTCTAGAAATAGCGCTGACAGTATGGCTCCATTTATCAAAGGTGAATGGATAATGGAAGGCAGTGAGCCTCTAAAGTTGCTAGATCAAGTCAATATTTTGCGATCAGCACGGTGGGCATCATAG
- a CDS encoding YifB family Mg chelatase-like AAA ATPase: MLARVWSATILGIDAIQVGVEVDVSGGLPGITLVGLPDTAVQESRERVKAAIKNAGYAFPMRKIVINLTPADLRKEGPIFDLPISIGILAASEQVEPQLLGDHLFLGEVSLDGSLRPVSGVLPIAAAAKRLGMIGIVVPKENAQEAALVKDLAVYGLQSITEVGDFLAHPEKYQPIVANPEMKWHDSDFKLDLKDVKGQQHARRALEIAAAGGHNLIFVGPPGSGKTLLARRLPSILPNMNFDEALEVTRIHSVAGLLKGKGLVSDRPFRSPHHSASGPSLVGGGSFPRPGEITLATNGVLFLDELTEFKRDVLEFLRQPLEDGFVSISRTRQSVTFPAQFTLVASTNPCQCGYYGDAVQPCTCTPRQREQYWAKLSGPLMDRIDLQVTVARLKPDEMTRSTEGEDSSSVKKRVQASRKIQQTRFQNEARVNCNAQMQSRHLRQWCKLDDPSRDLLEAAIKRLGLSARATDRILKVSRTIADLASTEDIQVVHVAEAVQYRTLDRAT; encoded by the coding sequence GTGCTAGCAAGGGTTTGGAGTGCCACAATTTTAGGCATCGATGCGATTCAGGTAGGGGTAGAAGTAGATGTATCGGGAGGACTACCCGGAATCACTCTAGTAGGATTGCCTGATACTGCAGTGCAAGAAAGCCGCGAACGGGTAAAAGCTGCCATCAAAAACGCAGGGTATGCTTTCCCGATGCGAAAAATCGTGATTAATCTCACCCCTGCCGATCTCCGCAAAGAGGGACCAATTTTCGATTTACCCATTAGCATTGGTATTCTGGCTGCCTCCGAGCAAGTTGAGCCACAGTTATTAGGTGATCATTTATTCTTAGGTGAAGTTTCCCTTGATGGGTCCCTAAGACCTGTGTCAGGCGTACTACCGATCGCTGCGGCTGCTAAGCGATTAGGCATGATTGGGATCGTTGTGCCTAAGGAAAACGCCCAAGAAGCAGCACTTGTCAAAGATTTAGCAGTGTATGGATTGCAAAGTATTACTGAGGTTGGTGATTTTCTGGCGCATCCCGAAAAATATCAACCCATAGTCGCAAACCCTGAAATGAAATGGCATGACAGCGACTTTAAGTTAGATCTAAAAGATGTCAAAGGTCAACAACATGCTCGCCGCGCCCTAGAAATCGCTGCCGCAGGTGGACACAACCTGATTTTTGTAGGCCCCCCCGGTTCTGGTAAAACCCTCTTAGCAAGGCGCTTACCCAGTATTTTGCCCAACATGAACTTTGACGAGGCTCTAGAAGTAACTAGAATCCATTCAGTCGCAGGCTTATTAAAAGGTAAGGGCTTAGTTAGCGATCGCCCCTTTCGCAGTCCCCACCATTCTGCCTCAGGACCCTCACTCGTAGGTGGTGGCAGCTTCCCTCGTCCAGGAGAAATAACACTTGCAACAAATGGTGTGCTTTTTCTGGATGAGCTGACTGAGTTTAAAAGGGACGTATTGGAATTTTTGCGCCAACCCCTCGAAGATGGATTTGTGAGCATTTCCCGCACCCGTCAATCTGTTACCTTTCCAGCACAGTTTACCCTCGTCGCATCTACGAACCCCTGCCAATGTGGCTACTATGGCGATGCTGTCCAGCCCTGCACCTGCACACCGCGCCAGCGAGAGCAATATTGGGCAAAGCTATCTGGACCATTAATGGATCGCATTGACCTCCAAGTAACTGTCGCTCGCTTAAAGCCCGATGAAATGACGCGATCGACTGAGGGAGAAGACTCTAGTTCAGTCAAAAAAAGAGTACAGGCATCTCGCAAAATCCAACAAACCCGATTTCAAAATGAGGCGAGGGTTAACTGTAATGCTCAGATGCAATCTAGGCATTTACGCCAATGGTGTAAATTAGACGATCCATCGCGAGATCTTTTAGAAGCGGCAATTAAGCGTTTAGGTTTGTCTGCTCGTGCCACTGATCGCATTCTCAAAGTATCGCGCACGATCGCAGATTTAGCTAGCACCGAAGACATTCAAGTCGTGCATGTCGCAGAAGCAGTGCAATATCGCACATTAGATCGTGCTACTTAA
- a CDS encoding hybrid sensor histidine kinase/response regulator, producing MNSEQQQQRIMGYFIEEAREHLQTIEQGVLNLQDILDEPESINELFRAAHSIKGGAAMLGVGSIQHVAHRLEDFFKILKENPQIKVDERLKSLLLAGFDPLAELLDELQNGFRVSDELTIETNNRVKPVFAELESYLNQLVSSSNAQSTAQVSSQSTSIAEKPKSLASLESIFQEEVTAKMRDMLQLFRSGDSPESRSQLQEICNYFQETGNNFDLRNWTNLSTQIKNAIAQPTNSYRTLAPILIRELKDAQDLVLAKREAEISISSQIQNLLPYRFSDSEDDEVSTIFTTASGNINDDEAFIEDFQVAESEGSKDLNLIEPMEQQASSADIVDLFADSDDIANYSNEEEFDLLELPQEQIDQMDWMDSEYEITENQHIDGPKVGASELKSLAVLFENDDIDFDSAWEDIESNETNISNHGSEQTTNNNHDEFADLLENTSANLKSGDSTDLGLEESSIAQLFGDFSADETIDNLTATGESSQGLFPEELDDQNLFPDDINITVSSNSQLETEHDPVGLDALIDDELDKELIVDDSIDQGFDDFDLGIEIIDQISESESHNINVDDIDFTEGLDQLAAQPIGEDLLTSQGDFDSLSSEEYFAELERQENEISNLSSNDFHEIEEPNEPFALTLSEESMALLEDPFAISDNLDMDFLDTPANITDSDVSKSDEDIFPKEFSEEIDIDNNSPIILSSDDFDTSDTSGLNIFDELGFDNDEFEEEIAAPTDHSNDEQNFLENLDNIDELANHPISSNSDADLNEDLSFPTSDNFEPSFDEFIDADAVNGNDDVDGLFADSLEVENSDHAEVISTTDDLTYNFADFDEDGIDPTISIADELDDFFSNEVESAETKPAATDSDESISNLQNTDELGDFFGDVAEPDLVPSLSNNEASNLDELDGFGDFFDGEDADTDNSANIDENGEEFSQGLDNINELADFFATSESPENLAEDSIDDNWSDLSTSDEQNIVDVEDELNDSISSLESNLDSAINAEFIDLDKDSNSLEEIEDEFQIDQTSSSGNDDNLVNLFTNAKEDDLTILENDINTFGDDFDFQEMRSPSQDLHQENDINFDGLGDLENNNLANAVNSLVSQTQTSIDDALTTVQDDLDFDVPEEDITASSTIDSLVDFFQADDDLDNTDLNSSTSLINNDDFSVNEANEALDFGEFNELTDLNGAGLEVSDMSDIPMAEDFENQSLAIDNQSPSEELNGIDDNFDFDDLEAMIGNSSNLPNESNESANGEFTSQLTDLNQSNGHQSSDADDMNFDELEALLGDSGSFDITAKTATATKDEGDTLTAIANNKPTDDFDELENMLQSAFAKDVGPIKTKTPTRPPAAPRKQRLTDSTMRVDVKYLDSLNNLVGELVVNRNLLEQEQERLQQFITNLLHQVQLLSDVSQRMRDQYDRSLLEASLTAGRGRSYSSFDAGYSSSTDGATSSSNVSSDFEGIEFDRYNTFHVLSQEIIELIVRVRESASDIEFVVGETDQVTRQLGTITTQVQDDLKQSRMVPFAQIADRLPRGIRDRALKTGKQAELEIYGRETLIDKAILESLTDPLTHLVNNAIDHGLEDPVTRQAAGKSATGKLTVRAYHQGNQTVISISDDGAGISTDKVKKSAVAKGIRSQSEVDRLNDTEVYALLFEAGFSTAAQADEFKGRGVGLDVVKTCLDDIRGVIIVESVVGKGTTFTIRLPLTLSISKAMFCISDRARIAFPVDGFEDMVEVPQSQIVLNEKGQPCLPWRDTVLPFQHLSNLLSYSRHLSRSNIYGKQDNDELCIIILRNDTSYLALQVDQFLGEYEIVIKQLEGPIPQPAGIAGATVLGDGRVMAIANVLELFDIASGRLRPSASGITIQPTIEEDVAVDPTVLIVDDSITVRELLSLTFAKVGYRVEQAKDGQDAWEKLRAGLPCDMIFCDIEMPRMDGLDLLSRLQKDSRLKDIPVAMLTSRGADRHRQTAIQLGAKGYFTKPYLEEELLSASKRLLNGETLPI from the coding sequence ATGAACTCGGAACAACAACAGCAGCGTATCATGGGTTACTTCATTGAAGAAGCCCGTGAACATCTTCAGACAATTGAGCAAGGGGTATTAAACTTGCAAGATATATTGGATGAACCTGAATCAATTAATGAGCTTTTTCGTGCGGCTCATTCGATAAAAGGGGGAGCTGCAATGCTTGGCGTGGGCAGTATCCAGCATGTCGCGCACCGATTGGAGGATTTTTTCAAGATCCTCAAAGAGAATCCTCAAATAAAAGTTGATGAACGTTTAAAAAGCTTACTTTTAGCTGGGTTTGACCCTCTAGCAGAGTTGTTAGATGAACTCCAAAATGGGTTTAGGGTATCCGATGAGTTAACTATCGAGACGAATAATCGTGTTAAGCCAGTTTTTGCAGAATTAGAATCCTATCTCAATCAATTAGTGTCTAGTAGCAATGCTCAGTCAACGGCGCAGGTCTCTAGTCAATCTACAAGCATTGCGGAAAAGCCCAAATCCCTTGCTTCTTTAGAGTCAATATTTCAAGAAGAAGTTACGGCTAAAATGCGAGATATGCTGCAATTATTTCGTAGCGGAGATTCTCCAGAAAGCCGATCGCAGTTACAGGAGATTTGCAATTACTTTCAAGAGACAGGCAATAACTTTGACTTGAGAAATTGGACTAATCTCTCTACCCAAATCAAAAATGCGATCGCTCAGCCTACTAACTCCTATCGAACCCTTGCACCTATTTTAATTAGAGAATTAAAAGACGCGCAAGATCTAGTTTTGGCAAAGCGTGAAGCTGAGATTTCCATATCATCTCAAATTCAAAACTTATTACCCTATCGATTTTCTGATTCAGAAGATGATGAGGTTAGTACAATTTTCACTACCGCATCTGGCAATATCAACGATGATGAGGCATTTATCGAAGATTTCCAAGTTGCAGAAAGTGAGGGATCCAAAGATTTAAATCTAATTGAGCCAATGGAGCAACAAGCCTCCAGTGCCGATATTGTTGATCTATTTGCCGATTCTGATGACATTGCTAACTACAGCAATGAAGAAGAATTCGATTTATTAGAACTTCCCCAAGAGCAAATCGATCAAATGGATTGGATGGATAGTGAATATGAAATCACTGAAAATCAACATATTGACGGGCCTAAGGTTGGAGCATCAGAATTAAAATCCTTAGCAGTTCTATTTGAGAACGATGATATTGATTTCGACTCCGCTTGGGAAGATATCGAGTCTAACGAAACTAATATCTCTAATCATGGCTCTGAACAAACCACAAATAATAATCACGATGAGTTTGCCGATCTACTCGAAAACACTTCAGCCAACCTTAAAAGTGGTGATTCCACTGATTTGGGACTAGAAGAATCTAGTATTGCTCAATTGTTTGGAGATTTTTCTGCCGATGAAACAATAGATAACTTAACTGCAACCGGTGAATCTTCTCAAGGCTTATTCCCAGAGGAGCTAGATGATCAGAACTTGTTCCCAGACGATATTAATATTACTGTAAGTTCTAATTCTCAATTGGAGACTGAGCATGATCCAGTAGGTTTGGATGCACTAATTGACGACGAATTAGACAAAGAATTAATTGTCGATGATTCTATAGATCAGGGTTTTGATGATTTTGATCTAGGTATTGAGATCATTGATCAAATTAGTGAGAGTGAGAGTCATAATATAAATGTTGATGACATCGATTTTACTGAAGGGTTAGATCAACTTGCTGCCCAGCCAATAGGGGAAGATTTACTCACATCTCAGGGTGATTTTGACTCGCTCTCTAGTGAAGAATACTTTGCTGAGCTAGAAAGACAAGAAAATGAAATATCCAACCTAAGCTCTAACGATTTCCATGAAATCGAAGAGCCTAATGAGCCATTTGCCTTAACTCTTTCTGAAGAAAGCATGGCATTACTAGAAGATCCCTTTGCGATCAGTGACAATCTTGATATGGATTTTCTAGATACGCCAGCAAATATCACAGACAGTGACGTTAGCAAGTCTGATGAAGATATCTTTCCCAAGGAATTTTCTGAGGAAATTGATATAGACAATAACTCTCCAATAATATTGAGCAGTGACGATTTTGATACTAGTGATACATCAGGCTTAAATATATTTGATGAGCTAGGTTTCGATAATGATGAATTTGAAGAAGAAATTGCCGCGCCAACAGATCATAGTAATGATGAGCAAAACTTCTTAGAGAATCTAGATAATATTGACGAATTGGCAAATCACCCAATTTCTAGCAATAGTGATGCTGACTTAAATGAAGATTTAAGTTTTCCTACTTCAGACAACTTTGAGCCAAGCTTTGATGAGTTCATAGATGCTGATGCAGTCAATGGTAATGATGATGTCGATGGTTTGTTTGCTGATTCCCTAGAGGTTGAAAATAGTGATCATGCGGAAGTAATTAGTACAACCGATGATTTAACCTATAATTTCGCGGATTTTGATGAAGATGGTATTGATCCAACAATTAGTATCGCTGATGAGTTAGATGATTTCTTTAGTAATGAAGTAGAATCTGCTGAGACTAAACCTGCTGCTACGGATAGTGATGAATCGATCTCCAATCTTCAGAATACTGATGAGTTAGGTGACTTCTTTGGTGACGTGGCAGAACCAGATCTTGTACCTAGTCTTAGTAACAATGAAGCAAGTAATCTTGACGAACTAGATGGATTTGGTGATTTCTTTGATGGAGAAGATGCAGACACAGATAACAGCGCTAATATCGATGAAAACGGTGAGGAATTTTCACAAGGTCTAGACAATATAAATGAATTAGCTGATTTCTTTGCTACTTCGGAATCTCCTGAGAACTTAGCAGAAGATTCCATTGATGATAACTGGAGTGATTTAAGTACTAGTGATGAGCAGAATATCGTTGATGTAGAAGACGAATTGAATGACTCTATATCTTCTTTGGAATCTAATTTAGATTCAGCAATTAATGCGGAATTTATTGATCTAGATAAAGACTCTAATTCCCTAGAAGAGATAGAGGATGAGTTTCAAATTGATCAAACTAGCTCCTCAGGCAATGACGACAATTTAGTCAATTTATTTACTAATGCCAAGGAAGATGATCTGACGATACTAGAGAATGACATCAATACTTTTGGAGATGATTTTGACTTTCAAGAAATGCGATCGCCTAGTCAAGATCTGCACCAAGAGAATGACATCAATTTCGATGGACTAGGTGATTTAGAAAATAATAATTTGGCAAATGCAGTTAATAGTTTAGTATCTCAGACTCAAACATCCATAGATGATGCTCTAACAACCGTTCAAGATGATCTAGATTTTGATGTTCCAGAGGAAGATATTACAGCTAGTAGTACTATTGATAGTTTGGTAGATTTTTTTCAAGCTGACGATGATTTAGACAATACTGACCTCAATTCATCAACATCATTAATTAATAATGATGACTTTAGTGTCAATGAAGCTAATGAAGCTTTGGACTTCGGAGAATTTAACGAGTTAACGGATCTAAATGGTGCTGGTTTAGAGGTCTCTGATATGTCTGATATACCGATGGCGGAAGATTTTGAAAACCAAAGCTTAGCAATTGACAATCAATCACCATCAGAAGAGCTAAATGGTATCGATGACAACTTTGACTTTGATGATTTAGAAGCAATGATTGGTAATTCTAGTAATTTACCAAATGAGTCAAATGAGTCGGCTAATGGAGAATTTACCAGCCAATTGACAGATCTTAATCAGAGCAATGGTCATCAGTCTAGCGATGCCGATGACATGAACTTTGATGAATTAGAAGCTTTATTAGGTGATAGTGGTAGCTTTGATATAACAGCCAAGACTGCGACAGCAACCAAAGATGAAGGTGACACTCTTACTGCAATTGCCAACAACAAGCCAACTGATGACTTTGATGAGTTGGAAAATATGCTGCAATCGGCATTTGCTAAAGATGTCGGGCCTATCAAGACCAAAACACCCACACGTCCTCCCGCAGCTCCACGCAAGCAAAGGTTGACGGATTCAACCATGCGGGTAGATGTTAAGTATCTTGATAGTTTGAATAACCTAGTTGGGGAACTCGTAGTTAATCGGAACTTGTTAGAGCAGGAGCAGGAACGATTACAGCAGTTTATTACAAATCTATTGCATCAAGTACAACTGCTCAGCGATGTGTCTCAAAGGATGCGTGATCAGTATGATCGTTCCTTGTTAGAAGCATCATTAACCGCAGGTCGTGGACGTTCCTATAGTAGTTTTGATGCTGGCTATTCCAGTTCTACCGATGGAGCAACTTCGAGTAGTAATGTCAGTAGCGATTTTGAAGGCATTGAATTTGACCGTTACAACACTTTCCACGTTCTATCACAGGAAATTATTGAGCTAATTGTCAGAGTGCGTGAGTCTGCTTCTGACATTGAGTTTGTGGTTGGTGAGACTGATCAGGTAACTCGTCAGTTAGGCACGATTACGACTCAAGTTCAGGATGATTTGAAACAATCACGCATGGTTCCCTTTGCCCAGATTGCCGATCGCTTGCCTAGAGGTATTCGCGATCGCGCACTCAAGACTGGCAAGCAGGCGGAATTGGAAATCTATGGACGTGAGACCTTGATCGATAAGGCAATTTTGGAATCTCTTACCGATCCACTTACTCACCTTGTTAATAATGCGATCGATCACGGCTTAGAAGATCCTGTTACTCGTCAAGCTGCGGGTAAGTCTGCAACTGGCAAACTCACAGTCAGAGCCTATCACCAAGGTAACCAAACGGTAATTTCGATTAGTGATGATGGTGCGGGGATTAGTACCGACAAGGTGAAGAAGAGTGCCGTGGCTAAGGGTATCCGTTCCCAATCAGAAGTCGATCGCCTCAATGATACTGAGGTTTATGCCTTACTATTTGAAGCTGGCTTTAGTACTGCTGCCCAAGCCGATGAATTTAAAGGTCGTGGCGTTGGTCTCGATGTGGTCAAAACCTGTCTAGATGACATTCGTGGTGTAATTATTGTGGAGTCGGTAGTTGGCAAGGGTACAACCTTTACAATTCGCTTACCATTGACCCTCAGTATTTCTAAGGCGATGTTCTGCATTAGCGATCGCGCAAGAATTGCCTTCCCTGTAGATGGTTTCGAGGACATGGTAGAAGTTCCCCAAAGCCAAATTGTACTCAATGAGAAAGGTCAACCATGCCTACCTTGGCGCGATACAGTTTTACCATTCCAGCATCTATCGAATTTGCTTTCCTACAGCCGCCATCTTAGCCGCAGTAATATCTACGGCAAACAAGATAATGACGAGCTTTGCATCATTATTCTCCGTAATGACACAAGCTATCTAGCATTACAGGTGGATCAGTTCCTTGGTGAATACGAAATCGTAATTAAACAGTTAGAGGGACCGATTCCTCAGCCTGCGGGGATTGCAGGCGCAACGGTGTTAGGGGATGGTCGAGTGATGGCGATCGCTAACGTTTTGGAACTATTTGACATTGCTAGTGGCAGACTCCGTCCTTCTGCTTCGGGCATCACAATCCAGCCAACGATCGAAGAAGATGTAGCCGTCGATCCAACGGTACTAATTGTGGACGACTCAATTACCGTCCGCGAGCTATTGTCGCTAACCTTTGCCAAAGTTGGCTATCGTGTCGAGCAGGCAAAGGATGGTCAGGACGCATGGGAAAAATTGCGTGCAGGTCTGCCCTGTGACATGATCTTCTGCGATATTGAAATGCCACGGATGGATGGATTGGATCTACTATCCAGATTGCAAAAAGATTCTCGACTTAAGGATATTCCTGTCGCGATGTTAACCTCCCGTGGAGCCGATCGCCATCGTCAAACAGCAATTCAACTTGGAGCAAAAGGCTACTTCACTAAGCCCTATCTCGAAGAAGAATTGTTGAGTGCCTCAAAGCGCCTCTTAAATGGAGAAACTCTGCCGATCTAA
- a CDS encoding methyl-accepting chemotaxis protein — MASSTQHQKEYEKASLAYMQGDYNQAAKLTQELVQVCPSEPMYRLLHAHINLALERYQDSIGEYEKVLHLTDDTSILEYAHSGIAAAKERLDLDDGYNDNLGDMVSSSADEFRNKQYAYEDDNSYNASTYMQGAWTPDDSGGQSHSANNFDFEDFNSDVSMNGSGNYSYNAETQVTGVSSFNSNYKTGTSGMNSDTDVVFMDEFDDFDDISESSFSNSFGDSDATQMAADRSLSEFGSQDFATSVRASNTTAVVGTDMTAGRFNQAGNEAELFGLGAINSPVGTKRGSAEVVAEASEQGGLFSPFDNMPLKTKTLITAIASGVVAMVAAGVVTNFAIGSIKDNSTREQVRNTGWMMAGAAALASGSMAWALGKRSSKLIEQSTENLQSQFESVIRGDMTPRAAVYSEDDFGRLAASFNHMIQSIVSNTNEAQRKAAEQEQAKEDLQRQVIRLLDDVEGAARGDLTVQAEVTADVLGAVADSFNLTIQNLREIVNQVKIAARQVNESSRENEAFARSLSSDALRQAEELSVTLNSVQMMTESIQRVAESAREADQVAKLASETAIKGGEAVERTVAGILDIRETVAETTRKVKRLGESSQEISKIVGLISQIASRTNLLALNASIEAARAGDAGRGFAIVADEVRQLADRAAKASKEIEQIVLQIQSETSNVQQAMEVGTQQVIDGTKRAEQARQSLTDIIQVSHRIETLVLSITEDTVKQTETSRTVSQVMQSVELTAQETSQESQRVSASLQNLVGVARSLQDSVERFRVDSGDKTTGGR, encoded by the coding sequence ATGGCATCTAGTACACAACACCAAAAAGAATACGAAAAGGCTTCCTTAGCCTACATGCAGGGAGACTACAATCAAGCTGCCAAATTGACACAGGAGCTTGTACAAGTCTGCCCTAGCGAGCCTATGTATCGGTTACTTCATGCCCATATTAATCTTGCCCTAGAACGCTATCAGGATTCAATCGGTGAATATGAAAAGGTTCTGCATCTAACCGATGACACCTCAATTCTTGAATATGCTCATAGTGGGATTGCGGCGGCTAAAGAAAGATTAGATCTCGATGATGGCTACAACGACAACTTGGGGGATATGGTTAGCTCATCAGCAGACGAGTTTAGAAATAAGCAATATGCTTACGAAGATGACAATAGCTACAATGCATCAACATACATGCAAGGAGCTTGGACTCCAGACGATAGTGGTGGACAGAGCCATAGCGCCAACAATTTTGATTTTGAAGATTTTAATTCCGATGTTTCGATGAATGGATCTGGTAATTACAGCTATAATGCCGAAACGCAAGTAACTGGCGTTTCTAGCTTTAATTCTAATTACAAAACTGGAACCTCTGGGATGAATTCAGACACTGATGTTGTCTTCATGGATGAATTTGACGATTTTGATGACATTAGTGAATCATCTTTCTCTAACTCCTTTGGTGATTCTGATGCAACGCAAATGGCTGCGGATCGATCGCTTTCCGAGTTTGGCAGTCAAGATTTTGCAACTTCAGTCCGTGCCAGTAATACTACCGCAGTAGTTGGCACGGACATGACAGCAGGAAGATTTAATCAGGCTGGCAATGAGGCAGAGCTATTTGGTCTAGGCGCGATTAATTCACCTGTAGGTACAAAACGAGGAAGTGCTGAGGTCGTAGCTGAGGCATCGGAACAGGGGGGCTTATTTTCTCCTTTTGATAACATGCCCCTCAAAACCAAGACCCTAATTACCGCGATCGCATCAGGTGTGGTGGCAATGGTAGCCGCAGGTGTGGTAACAAACTTTGCGATCGGCTCGATCAAAGATAATTCAACACGTGAACAGGTAAGAAATACAGGTTGGATGATGGCAGGGGCGGCAGCGCTCGCTAGTGGCTCAATGGCTTGGGCCTTAGGCAAGCGCTCCTCTAAACTGATTGAGCAATCGACCGAAAACTTACAATCTCAATTTGAGTCCGTAATTCGTGGTGATATGACTCCCCGCGCTGCTGTCTATAGCGAAGATGATTTTGGTAGGTTAGCCGCAAGCTTTAACCACATGATTCAGTCAATTGTGTCGAATACCAATGAAGCCCAACGCAAAGCTGCTGAACAGGAACAAGCTAAAGAAGACCTCCAACGTCAGGTGATTCGCCTACTGGATGACGTAGAAGGTGCGGCGCGTGGTGACTTAACAGTACAGGCAGAGGTAACAGCCGATGTCCTTGGTGCAGTTGCTGACTCCTTTAACCTCACCATTCAAAACCTGCGCGAAATTGTTAACCAAGTAAAAATCGCAGCCCGTCAGGTAAACGAAAGCTCTCGCGAAAATGAAGCATTTGCCCGCAGCTTGTCATCAGACGCATTACGCCAAGCCGAAGAATTAAGCGTTACATTAAATTCAGTGCAAATGATGACGGAATCGATTCAGCGTGTAGCTGAAAGCGCCCGTGAAGCGGATCAGGTGGCAAAACTTGCATCGGAAACTGCGATCAAGGGTGGTGAAGCCGTAGAACGTACCGTGGCTGGTATTCTCGATATTCGTGAAACGGTTGCGGAAACTACTCGTAAGGTAAAACGACTGGGTGAGTCGTCCCAAGAAATTTCTAAGATCGTTGGTTTAATTTCCCAGATTGCTTCCCGTACTAACTTACTTGCACTTAACGCCAGTATTGAAGCCGCTAGAGCGGGTGATGCAGGACGTGGTTTTGCGATCGTTGCCGACGAAGTTCGCCAGCTCGCCGATCGCGCCGCCAAAGCATCGAAGGAAATCGAACAAATCGTATTGCAAATTCAGAGTGAAACTAGTAATGTGCAACAAGCGATGGAAGTCGGCACACAACAGGTTATTGATGGTACTAAACGTGCTGAACAAGCCCGTCAGTCCCTAACCGACATTATTCAAGTGTCCCATCGCATTGAAACTTTAGTCCTATCCATTACTGAAGATACTGTCAAACAAACCGAGACTTCACGCACCGTGTCACAGGTTATGCAATCCGTTGAGTTAACCGCCCAAGAAACATCCCAAGAATCACAACGAGTATCAGCTTCACTACAAAACCTTGTAGGTGTTGCCCGTAGTCTACAGGATTCTGTAGAAAGATTCCGCGTTGACTCAGGCGATAAAACAACGGGAGGTCGTTAG
- a CDS encoding response regulator transcription factor, with protein sequence MSTVLVVEDSVTQREMIEDLLKGSGLIVKTAGDGIEALEQMQSSCPDIVVMDIVMPRMNGYELCRRIKTDPKTERVPVVMCSSKGEEFDRYWGMKQGADAYIAKPFQPQELVGTVKQLLRKA encoded by the coding sequence ATGAGTACAGTTCTGGTGGTTGAAGATAGTGTCACACAGAGAGAAATGATTGAAGACTTACTTAAAGGTAGTGGTTTGATCGTCAAAACAGCAGGTGACGGCATAGAAGCCCTAGAGCAAATGCAAAGCAGTTGCCCAGATATCGTAGTTATGGACATTGTCATGCCTCGCATGAATGGCTATGAACTATGCCGTCGCATTAAAACTGATCCCAAAACCGAGCGCGTTCCTGTTGTAATGTGTTCGTCTAAAGGTGAAGAATTTGATCGCTACTGGGGAATGAAGCAAGGTGCTGATGCCTATATTGCTAAACCATTTCAGCCACAAGAGTTAGTTGGTACTGTCAAACAGTTACTTAGAAAAGCTTAA